A genomic window from Sphingomonas taxi includes:
- a CDS encoding TrmH family RNA methyltransferase yields the protein MPREITAFSNPLVKYARELRDKRHRRGARQFMAEGLRILTEARETGRLPRILFYAAGNADHPLVHALSIDVEMAGGESIQTTPDILSKLSGKDNPQAVVGVFDEFDRTLADLDRTTAKIWLVAERLRDPGNLGTILRTADAVGAGGLILIGECVDPFSVEAVRASMGALFTIPVVRSEWAPFLGWLREGPGQLVGLSLDTEHDYRAARYATPTFLLTGNEAQGMPADYAAACDLLVKIPMLGKADSLNAAVATAVMAYEVLAQHG from the coding sequence ATGCCCCGTGAAATCACCGCCTTTTCCAACCCGCTTGTCAAATACGCCCGCGAGCTGCGCGACAAGCGCCATCGCCGCGGCGCGCGCCAGTTCATGGCCGAGGGGCTGCGTATCCTCACCGAGGCGCGCGAGACCGGGCGGCTGCCGCGCATCCTGTTCTATGCCGCGGGCAACGCCGATCATCCTTTGGTCCATGCGCTGTCGATCGACGTCGAGATGGCGGGCGGCGAGTCGATCCAGACGACGCCCGACATCCTGTCCAAACTGTCGGGCAAGGACAATCCGCAGGCGGTGGTCGGCGTGTTCGACGAATTCGACCGGACGCTGGCCGATCTCGATCGGACCACGGCGAAGATCTGGCTGGTCGCCGAGCGGCTGCGCGATCCCGGCAATCTCGGCACGATCCTGCGCACCGCCGATGCGGTCGGCGCGGGCGGGCTGATCCTGATCGGCGAATGCGTCGATCCCTTTTCGGTCGAGGCGGTGCGCGCCAGCATGGGGGCTCTGTTCACCATTCCCGTCGTGCGAAGCGAGTGGGCGCCGTTCCTCGGCTGGCTGCGCGAGGGGCCGGGGCAGCTCGTCGGCCTGAGCCTCGATACCGAGCACGATTATCGCGCCGCGCGCTACGCGACGCCGACCTTCCTGCTGACCGGCAACGAGGCGCAGGGGATGCCGGCGGACTATGCCGCGGCGTGCGACCTGCTGGTCAAGATCCCGATGCTGGGCAAGGCGGACAGTCTCAATGCCGCGGTGGCGACGGCGGTGATGGCCTATGAGGTGCTGGCGCAGCACGGCTAA
- a CDS encoding HPr family phosphocarrier protein — protein MSDEIARTVLITNKRGLHARASAKFVTLASTQPVEVRVRKDDGAVTGTSIMGLMMLGAAKGDSITISASGDGAEAAVGALCELVEAKFGED, from the coding sequence GTGAGCGACGAGATCGCCCGCACCGTCCTCATCACCAACAAGCGCGGGCTCCACGCGCGGGCGAGCGCCAAGTTCGTCACGCTCGCCTCGACCCAGCCGGTCGAGGTCAGGGTGCGCAAGGACGACGGCGCGGTGACCGGCACGTCGATCATGGGGCTGATGATGCTCGGCGCCGCCAAGGGCGATTCGATCACGATCAGCGCGAGCGGCGACGGCGCCGAGGCGGCGGTCGGCGCGCTGTGCGAGCTGGTCGAGGCGAAGTTCGGCGAAGATTGA
- a CDS encoding PTS sugar transporter subunit IIA, whose translation MIGLVLVTHGRLAEEFVTAMIHVVGPQDRIATISIGPDDDMEERRADIATAIGAVDSGRGVIVLTDLFGGTPSNLAISLMERGRVEVIAGMNLPMLIRLGSARKSMKVVEAVAAAREAGRKYISVASEVLGEAAA comes from the coding sequence ATGATTGGCCTCGTTCTGGTGACGCACGGGCGGCTTGCGGAAGAATTCGTGACCGCGATGATCCATGTCGTCGGCCCGCAGGATCGCATCGCGACGATCTCGATCGGTCCCGACGACGATATGGAGGAGCGGCGCGCCGATATCGCCACCGCGATCGGCGCGGTCGATTCGGGGCGCGGCGTGATCGTGCTGACCGACCTGTTCGGCGGCACGCCGTCCAATCTCGCCATCTCGCTGATGGAGCGCGGCCGGGTCGAGGTGATCGCGGGGATGAACCTGCCGATGCTGATCCGGCTCGGCTCGGCGCGCAAGTCGATGAAGGTCGTCGAGGCGGTCGCTGCGGCGCGCGAGGCGGGGCGCAAATATATCTCGGTCGCCTCCGAAGTGCTCGGCGAGGCGGCGGCGTGA
- the rapZ gene encoding RNase adapter RapZ, with the protein MTKDILLVTGLSGAGKSTVLKTLEDLGWEVVDNLPLVLLDRLLDAPLAAGAADDSQPLAIGIGARTRDFDPTRIVERIRSLRDDHGLDIGMLFLDCSGAELERRYSETRRRHPLAPDRPAGDGIARERELLRPLRDWANRLIDTTDLTANALAQQVRTTFAGHGRDAPVLSIQSFGFARGLPRNADLVFDMRFLRNPHWDPVLRPGTGLDADVAAYVAADPAYPAAMEQIGGLLELLLPRYRAEGKSYVSVAIGCTGGRHRSVHVTERLADRLRKAGFSPTITHRDLGAAPQDSLEGPPASK; encoded by the coding sequence ATGACCAAGGACATATTGCTCGTCACCGGCCTGTCCGGCGCGGGCAAGTCGACGGTGCTCAAGACGCTCGAGGATCTCGGCTGGGAGGTGGTCGACAATCTGCCGCTGGTGCTGCTCGACCGGCTGCTCGACGCGCCGCTCGCCGCGGGGGCGGCGGACGACAGCCAGCCGCTGGCGATCGGCATCGGCGCGCGCACCCGCGATTTCGACCCGACGCGGATCGTCGAGCGCATCCGCTCGCTGCGCGACGATCATGGCCTCGATATCGGCATGCTGTTCCTCGACTGTTCGGGCGCCGAGCTGGAGCGGCGCTATTCGGAGACGCGGCGGCGCCACCCGCTCGCCCCCGACCGGCCGGCGGGCGACGGCATCGCCCGCGAGCGCGAATTGCTGCGCCCGCTGCGCGACTGGGCCAACCGGTTGATCGACACCACCGATCTCACCGCCAATGCGCTGGCGCAGCAGGTGCGCACGACCTTCGCCGGCCACGGGCGCGACGCGCCGGTGCTGTCGATCCAGTCGTTCGGCTTCGCGCGCGGGCTGCCGCGCAACGCCGACCTCGTCTTCGACATGCGGTTCCTGCGCAATCCGCATTGGGACCCGGTGCTGCGACCCGGCACCGGCCTCGATGCCGACGTCGCCGCTTATGTCGCGGCGGACCCCGCCTATCCGGCGGCGATGGAACAGATCGGCGGCCTGCTCGAATTGCTGCTGCCGCGCTATCGCGCCGAGGGCAAATCCTATGTCAGCGTCGCGATCGGCTGTACCGGAGGGAGACACAGATCGGTCCATGTCACCGAGCGTCTCGCTGACCGGTTGCGCAAAGCGGGTTTTTCGCCCACCATTACGCATCGCGACCTCGGGGCCGCACCGCAGGACTCGCTCGAGGGGCCGCCGGCCAGCAAATGA
- a CDS encoding HPr kinase/phosphorylase, with translation MIARERRHATCVAIHGRAVLLEGPPGAGKSDLALRLIDRGAMLVSDDQTLLVRDGAALLASAPATIRGQIEVRGIGIVRMASVDDVPVALIVRLDGAPVRMPERQRRRLAGLDVREIGLDAFHAATPLKIEWALRQPEATPE, from the coding sequence ATGATCGCGCGCGAACGCCGCCATGCGACCTGCGTCGCGATCCACGGCCGCGCGGTGCTGCTCGAAGGGCCGCCGGGGGCGGGCAAGTCCGACCTCGCATTGCGGCTGATCGACCGGGGCGCGATGCTGGTCAGCGACGACCAGACATTGCTGGTGCGCGACGGTGCAGCGCTGCTGGCCAGCGCGCCGGCGACGATCCGCGGCCAGATCGAGGTGCGCGGGATCGGCATCGTCCGCATGGCCTCGGTCGACGACGTGCCGGTCGCGCTGATCGTCCGGCTCGACGGCGCGCCCGTCCGCATGCCAGAGCGGCAGCGGCGCCGGCTGGCGGGACTCGACGTGCGCGAGATCGGGCTCGACGCGTTTCACGCCGCGACGCCGCTCAAGATCGAATGGGCATTGCGTCAGCCCGAGGCGACACCGGAATGA
- a CDS encoding sensor histidine kinase, translating to MAPDTDSPTSEPRPEGGDLALRWSGQISLTRRILAVNIIALLLLAGGFFYLDSYRSRIVDSRVAQAAREARLIGEALAMVAPDQRDDLLLRLARDTSARLRVFNATGRTIVDSRALGSRNAVLLDPDKQAWDQVVARWLDAGIDIIVGAARAPLYRERSDGRQWPDVRRARTGLSSASVWRAPDRTPVITAAAPLPSGGVVMTTINARDITQTVRIERFRLSLVLLLVTIVSVALSLFLARTIVRPLRRLARAAVRVRLGRAREVVVPRLPSRRDEIGSLARALSDMSLALRARIDATEAFAADVTHEMKNPLASLRSAVEGLDAVRDPDLRARLLSIVRDDVHRLDRLITDISEASRLDAQLSRAKFEAIDIAAMIRALVDQRLAREVERGVRLRFDHAGAPLVTLGEGARLERVFDNLIDNALSFSPDGALIAIAVAREGDDLVVRVEDEGPGVPEEAREAIFRRFQSIRPESEAFGQHSGLGLAIARTIVEAHQGSIAVESREDRLGGARFVVRLPLVAE from the coding sequence ATGGCGCCGGATACCGATTCTCCGACGAGTGAGCCGCGGCCGGAGGGCGGCGATCTCGCGCTGCGCTGGTCGGGGCAGATCTCGCTCACCCGCCGCATCCTCGCGGTCAACATCATCGCGCTGCTGCTGCTCGCCGGCGGCTTCTTCTACCTCGATTCGTATCGCAGCCGGATCGTCGACAGCCGCGTCGCGCAGGCGGCGCGCGAGGCGCGGCTGATCGGAGAGGCACTGGCGATGGTCGCCCCCGACCAGCGCGACGACCTGCTGTTGCGGCTGGCCCGCGACACCAGCGCGCGGCTCAGGGTGTTCAACGCGACGGGGCGGACGATCGTCGACAGCCGCGCGCTGGGATCGCGCAACGCGGTGCTGCTCGATCCCGACAAACAGGCGTGGGACCAGGTGGTGGCGCGCTGGCTCGACGCCGGGATCGACATCATCGTCGGCGCGGCGCGCGCGCCGCTCTATCGCGAGCGGAGCGACGGGCGGCAATGGCCCGACGTGCGGCGCGCGCGTACCGGGCTGAGTTCGGCGAGCGTATGGCGGGCGCCCGACCGGACGCCGGTGATCACCGCCGCGGCGCCTTTGCCGAGCGGCGGCGTGGTGATGACGACGATCAACGCGCGCGACATCACCCAGACGGTGCGGATCGAGCGCTTCCGATTGAGCCTCGTGCTGTTGCTGGTGACGATCGTTTCGGTCGCGCTGTCGCTGTTCCTCGCGCGGACGATCGTGCGGCCGCTGCGCCGGCTGGCGCGGGCGGCGGTGCGGGTGCGGCTGGGGCGCGCCCGCGAGGTCGTCGTCCCGCGCCTGCCCTCGCGGCGCGACGAGATCGGCAGCCTCGCGCGCGCGCTTTCCGATATGAGCCTCGCGTTGCGGGCGCGGATCGACGCGACCGAGGCATTCGCCGCCGACGTGACGCACGAGATGAAGAACCCGCTCGCCTCGCTGCGGTCCGCGGTCGAGGGGCTCGACGCGGTCAGGGACCCCGACTTGCGCGCGCGGCTGCTGTCGATCGTCCGCGACGACGTCCATCGGCTCGACCGGCTGATCACCGACATCTCCGAGGCGTCGCGGCTCGATGCGCAGCTCAGCCGCGCCAAGTTCGAGGCGATCGATATCGCGGCGATGATCCGCGCATTGGTCGACCAGCGGCTCGCCCGCGAGGTCGAGCGCGGCGTGCGGCTGCGCTTCGATCATGCCGGGGCACCGCTGGTGACGCTCGGCGAGGGCGCGCGGCTCGAACGCGTGTTCGACAATCTGATCGACAACGCCCTCTCCTTCTCGCCCGACGGCGCGCTGATCGCGATCGCGGTGGCGCGCGAGGGCGACGATCTCGTCGTCCGCGTCGAGGACGAGGGGCCGGGCGTGCCCGAGGAAGCGCGCGAGGCGATCTTCCGCCGGTTCCAGTCGATCCGCCCCGAATCGGAGGCGTTCGGCCAGCATTCCGGCCTCGGCCTCGCGATCGCGCGGACGATCGTCGAGGCGCATCAGGGCAGCATCGCGGTCGAATCGCGCGAGGACCGGTTGGGCGGTGCGCGCTTCGTCGTCCGCCTGCCGCTCGTTGCCGAATGA
- a CDS encoding response regulator transcription factor, with protein sequence MTATIALVDDDRNILTSVSIALQTEGFLTRVYSDGETALKALTDNPPDLAIFDIKMPRMDGLELLRRLREKSQIPVIFLTSKDDELDEALGLAMGADDYIAKPFSQRLLIARIRAILRRTEVAAITAEDPASTGSEPLVRGRLSMDPARHRTTWGGEPVTLTVTEFLILETLAQRPGIVKTRNQLMDAAYQDDIYVDDRTIDSHIKRLRRKFRGVDPTFDAIETLYGAGYRFSDE encoded by the coding sequence ATGACCGCGACGATCGCGCTGGTCGACGACGACCGCAATATCCTGACCTCGGTCTCGATCGCCCTGCAGACCGAGGGGTTCCTGACCCGCGTCTATTCGGACGGCGAGACTGCGCTCAAGGCGCTCACCGACAATCCGCCCGATCTCGCCATCTTCGACATCAAGATGCCGCGGATGGACGGACTCGAGCTGCTGCGCCGGCTGCGCGAGAAGAGCCAGATCCCGGTGATCTTCCTGACCAGCAAGGACGACGAGCTCGACGAGGCGCTCGGCCTGGCGATGGGCGCGGACGATTATATCGCCAAGCCGTTCAGCCAGCGGTTGCTGATCGCCCGCATCCGCGCGATCCTGCGCCGGACCGAGGTCGCCGCCATCACGGCGGAGGATCCGGCATCGACTGGCAGCGAACCGCTGGTGCGCGGGCGGCTGTCGATGGACCCGGCGCGGCATCGCACCACCTGGGGCGGCGAGCCGGTGACGCTGACCGTGACCGAATTCCTGATCCTCGAAACGCTCGCGCAGCGGCCGGGCATCGTCAAGACGCGCAACCAGCTGATGGACGCCGCCTATCAGGACGACATCTACGTCGACGACCGCACCATCGACAGCCATATCAAGCGCCTGCGCCGCAAGTTCCGCGGCGTCGATCCCACCTTCGACGCGATCGAGACCCTGTATGGCGCCGGATACCGATTCTCCGACGAGTGA
- a CDS encoding phosphoenolpyruvate carboxykinase, translating into MYVNERIPHAGLASQSIETRADLHWNLVTARLVEAAVARGEGKLSADGPLVVETGAHTGRSAQDKFIVRDAETEDSVWWGKSNKGMNPAHFAALKADFLAALRDKEHLFVQDLYGGSQPENRVRVRVVNELAWHNLFIRTMLVRPEEHELQGFVPEYTIIDLPSFRADPARHGTRSETVIAVNFTEKLILIGGTRYAGEMKKSVFGLLNYLLPKSGVMPMHCSANMGADGSTAVFFGLSGTGKTTLSADASRTLIGDDEHGWSDTAVFNFEGGCYAKMIRLSPDAEPEIFATTKRFGTVLENVVMDPVTRQLDLDDNSLAENSRGAYPIDFIPNASRNNMGGVPKNIVMLTADAYGVLPPIAKLTPDQAMYHFLSGYTARVAGTEIGVTEPDATFSTCFGAPFMPRHPSVYGNLLKERIAEGGVDCWLVNTGWTGGKYGVGHRMPIKATRALLNAALDGSLKHGEFRTDPNFGFQVPVEVPGVDGAILDPRSTWADTAAYDATAAKLVDLFVENFAQFDDHVDAGVRRSAPQVTEAA; encoded by the coding sequence ATGTACGTGAACGAGCGCATTCCGCACGCAGGTCTCGCGAGCCAGTCTATCGAAACGAGAGCCGATCTCCACTGGAACCTGGTCACCGCGCGGCTGGTCGAGGCCGCGGTCGCCCGCGGCGAGGGCAAGCTCAGCGCCGACGGGCCTTTGGTCGTCGAGACCGGCGCGCACACCGGCCGCTCGGCGCAGGACAAGTTCATCGTCCGCGATGCCGAGACCGAGGACAGCGTCTGGTGGGGCAAGTCCAACAAGGGGATGAACCCGGCGCATTTCGCCGCGCTCAAGGCCGATTTCCTCGCTGCGCTGCGCGACAAGGAGCATCTGTTCGTCCAGGATCTCTACGGCGGTTCGCAGCCCGAGAACCGGGTCCGCGTCCGCGTCGTCAACGAGCTTGCCTGGCACAACCTCTTCATCCGCACGATGCTGGTCCGGCCGGAGGAGCATGAGCTGCAGGGGTTCGTCCCCGAATATACGATCATCGATCTGCCGAGCTTCCGCGCCGATCCCGCCCGCCACGGCACGCGCAGCGAGACGGTGATCGCGGTCAATTTCACCGAGAAGCTGATCCTGATCGGCGGCACCCGCTATGCCGGCGAAATGAAGAAGTCGGTGTTCGGCCTGCTCAACTATCTGCTGCCGAAGAGCGGCGTGATGCCGATGCATTGCTCGGCCAATATGGGCGCGGACGGCTCGACCGCGGTGTTCTTCGGCCTGTCCGGCACCGGCAAGACGACGCTCAGCGCCGATGCCAGCCGCACGCTGATCGGCGACGACGAGCACGGCTGGTCCGACACCGCGGTCTTCAATTTCGAGGGCGGCTGCTACGCCAAGATGATCCGCCTGTCGCCCGACGCCGAGCCGGAGATCTTCGCGACCACCAAGCGCTTCGGCACGGTACTCGAGAATGTCGTGATGGACCCGGTCACCCGCCAGCTCGACCTCGACGACAACAGCCTCGCCGAGAACAGCCGCGGCGCCTATCCGATCGACTTCATCCCCAATGCCTCGCGCAACAATATGGGCGGGGTGCCGAAGAACATCGTGATGCTGACCGCGGACGCCTATGGCGTGCTGCCGCCGATCGCCAAGCTGACCCCCGATCAGGCGATGTACCATTTCCTGTCGGGTTATACCGCGCGCGTCGCCGGCACCGAGATCGGCGTCACCGAACCCGACGCCACCTTCTCGACGTGTTTCGGCGCGCCGTTCATGCCGCGGCATCCCTCGGTCTACGGCAATCTGCTCAAGGAGCGGATCGCCGAGGGCGGGGTGGATTGCTGGCTGGTCAACACCGGCTGGACCGGCGGCAAATATGGCGTCGGTCATCGCATGCCGATCAAGGCGACGCGCGCGCTGCTCAACGCGGCGCTCGACGGCAGCCTCAAGCACGGCGAGTTCCGCACCGATCCGAATTTCGGCTTCCAGGTGCCGGTCGAGGTGCCGGGCGTCGACGGCGCGATCCTCGACCCGCGCAGCACCTGGGCGGATACCGCCGCCTATGACGCCACCGCCGCGAAGCTCGTCGATCTGTTCGTCGAGAATTTCGCGCAATTCGACGACCATGTCGATGCCGGCGTGCGCCGATCAGCACCGCAGGTGACCGAAGCGGCGTGA
- a CDS encoding DUF3419 family protein, protein MTGETQKAVAAAMQRHGQLSRQGLLERAFTWAFRGLVYAQIWEDPVVDMAALAITPDSHVVTIASGGCNMLSYLTADPKAIDAVDLNTAHIALGTLKLAAARHLPDHASFHRFFGHAASRDNLAAYERHVRPHIDEPTRRYWEGRDLSGRRRIAGFASGVHKRGLLGRFIGAAHLLARLNGVDPRLLLEAETIEEQRAIFERDFAPVFDRGFVKWLTDQPASLFGLGIPPAQFEALAGDGRMAAVLRQRLEKLACGFDLRDNYFAWQAFGRRYGEGPTAPLPPYLQAEHYDAIVARVGRVDLRHANMTEHLAGLPAASRDRYILLDAQDWMTDEQLGDLWAQITRTARPGARILFRTAGEADIIPGRVPDPIVARWRYQAEASRRFTAQDRSAIYGGVHLYVLADG, encoded by the coding sequence ATGACCGGTGAAACGCAAAAGGCCGTCGCGGCCGCGATGCAGCGGCACGGCCAGCTTTCCAGACAGGGCCTGCTCGAACGCGCCTTCACCTGGGCGTTCCGCGGCCTCGTCTATGCGCAGATCTGGGAAGACCCGGTGGTCGACATGGCGGCGCTGGCGATCACACCGGACAGCCATGTCGTCACCATCGCTTCGGGCGGCTGCAACATGCTGTCCTATCTGACCGCCGACCCCAAGGCGATCGACGCGGTCGACCTCAACACCGCGCATATCGCGCTCGGCACGCTCAAGCTCGCCGCCGCGCGCCATCTGCCCGATCATGCGAGCTTCCACCGCTTCTTCGGGCACGCCGCCAGCCGCGACAATCTCGCGGCGTACGAACGGCATGTGCGCCCGCATATCGACGAGCCGACGCGTCGCTATTGGGAAGGGCGCGATCTCAGCGGCCGGCGCCGGATCGCCGGTTTCGCCAGCGGCGTCCACAAGCGCGGGCTGCTCGGCCGCTTCATCGGTGCGGCGCATCTGCTCGCCAGGCTCAACGGCGTCGATCCGCGGCTGCTGCTCGAAGCCGAGACGATCGAGGAGCAGCGCGCCATCTTCGAACGCGATTTCGCGCCGGTGTTCGACCGCGGCTTCGTCAAATGGCTGACCGACCAGCCCGCCTCGCTGTTCGGGCTCGGCATCCCACCCGCGCAGTTCGAGGCGCTCGCCGGCGACGGCCGGATGGCGGCGGTGCTGCGCCAGCGGCTGGAAAAGCTCGCCTGCGGCTTCGACCTGCGCGACAATTATTTCGCCTGGCAGGCGTTCGGGCGCCGCTACGGCGAGGGGCCGACCGCGCCGTTGCCACCCTATCTGCAGGCAGAGCATTACGACGCAATCGTCGCGCGCGTCGGCCGCGTCGATCTCCGCCACGCCAATATGACCGAGCATCTCGCCGGCCTGCCTGCGGCGTCGCGCGACCGCTATATCCTGCTCGACGCGCAGGATTGGATGACCGACGAGCAGCTCGGCGATCTCTGGGCGCAGATCACCCGCACCGCGCGCCCCGGTGCGCGCATCCTGTTCCGCACCGCGGGTGAGGCCGACATCATCCCCGGCCGCGTCCCCGATCCGATCGTCGCGCGCTGGCGCTATCAGGCGGAGGCGTCGCGTCGGTTCACCGCGCAGGACCGGTCGGCGATCTATGGCGGCGTCCATCTCTACGTACTCGCCGATGGTTGA
- a CDS encoding class I SAM-dependent methyltransferase — MVEGDHAGRMDRIYGGQRHIYDLTRKYYLFGRDRLIDGLDLHAGGTLLEIGCGTGRNLIRAARAWPAARLCGIDISAAMLATARANVAAAGLSDRIVLAQGDAAGFDPQMLFGLARFDRVMFSYTLSMIPPWREALAQGLAVTRDTGRLVVVDFGTQSGWPAIWRKPFLAWLAHFDVTPRAELAGEVTRLATSQGRTCDTKMLWRDYSQMAWVA, encoded by the coding sequence ATGGTTGAGGGGGACCATGCCGGCCGGATGGACCGCATCTACGGCGGGCAGCGGCATATCTACGATCTCACCCGCAAATATTATCTGTTCGGGCGGGATCGGCTGATCGACGGGCTCGACCTGCATGCGGGCGGTACGCTGCTGGAGATCGGCTGCGGCACGGGACGCAATCTGATCCGCGCGGCCCGCGCCTGGCCCGCCGCCCGGCTCTGCGGCATCGACATCTCCGCCGCGATGCTGGCCACCGCACGCGCCAACGTCGCCGCCGCCGGCCTGTCGGACCGGATCGTGCTGGCGCAGGGCGATGCCGCCGGTTTCGATCCGCAGATGTTGTTCGGGCTGGCGCGGTTCGATCGCGTGATGTTCAGCTACACGCTGTCGATGATCCCGCCATGGCGGGAGGCGCTGGCGCAGGGGCTGGCGGTGACGCGCGACACGGGACGGTTGGTGGTGGTGGACTTCGGCACGCAGTCGGGCTGGCCGGCGATCTGGCGCAAGCCGTTTCTGGCATGGCTCGCGCATTTCGACGTCACGCCGCGCGCCGAGCTGGCAGGCGAGGTCACGCGACTCGCCACGAGCCAGGGCCGCACGTGCGATACCAAAATGCTCTGGCGGGACTATTCGCAGATGGCATGGGTCGCGTAA
- a CDS encoding acyl-CoA thioesterase: MTQSIPHSFPIGIDPADIDFMGHVNNASYLKWVQDAVVSHWQKLAPAEAVTAHLWVALKHEITYRKPTFLGDDVIATVLLEKVQGARAFYETVIRRGEEVLAEVKSSWCCLDAETLRPARLAREIVEQFFQRGDGPLPATGPVERG; encoded by the coding sequence GTGACCCAGAGCATCCCCCACAGCTTCCCGATCGGCATCGATCCCGCCGACATCGATTTCATGGGGCACGTCAACAACGCGAGCTACCTGAAGTGGGTACAGGACGCCGTGGTCAGCCACTGGCAGAAGCTCGCGCCGGCGGAAGCGGTCACCGCGCATCTGTGGGTCGCGCTGAAGCATGAGATCACCTACCGCAAGCCGACCTTCCTCGGCGACGACGTGATCGCGACGGTGCTGCTCGAAAAGGTGCAGGGCGCGCGCGCCTTCTACGAGACGGTGATCCGGCGCGGCGAAGAGGTGCTCGCCGAGGTCAAATCGAGCTGGTGCTGCCTGGATGCGGAAACGTTGCGGCCGGCACGGCTGGCGCGTGAGATCGTCGAGCAATTCTTCCAGCGGGGCGATGGGCCGTTGCCGGCGACGGGGCCGGTCGAGCGCGGCTGA
- a CDS encoding NfeD family protein produces the protein MTLDTIGGAGGAWLIAALLLGIAELVIPGVFAVFLAIAAAVVGVAVLVLPGLPVAAQIVAFALWSIVTVLIGKRWYVDFPVPSSDPQLNDRVARLIGTTAVVQVAIGPEGGRVVVGDGSWPARGVVAEAGARVRIVAIRDGIAIVEPAGG, from the coding sequence GGAGCGGGCGGCGCGTGGCTGATCGCGGCGCTGTTGCTGGGGATCGCCGAGCTGGTGATCCCCGGCGTCTTCGCGGTGTTCCTCGCGATCGCCGCGGCGGTGGTCGGCGTCGCGGTGCTGGTATTGCCCGGGCTGCCGGTGGCGGCGCAGATCGTCGCCTTCGCGTTGTGGAGCATCGTCACCGTCCTGATCGGCAAGCGCTGGTACGTGGATTTTCCGGTGCCAAGCAGCGATCCGCAGCTCAACGACCGCGTCGCGCGGCTGATCGGCACCACCGCGGTGGTGCAGGTGGCGATCGGTCCCGAGGGCGGCCGCGTCGTGGTCGGCGATGGATCGTGGCCGGCGCGCGGCGTGGTCGCGGAAGCGGGCGCACGGGTGCGGATCGTCGCGATCCGCGACGGGATCGCGATCGTCGAGCCGGCGGGCGGTTAA